In Sphingopyxis macrogoltabida, the sequence GATTTGAAGAGTTTGCGGAGCGAGATCATGTGGATTCGCTTAGGCCCAATCGGTGCGGCCGAAAAGGGGGCAGGGTCCAAACCCCTATCTTGCAGGTTCGAGGTTTGAAGCGATTTTGTTCAGGGCAAGGAAGCAAGACGAAGGCATATGAAAATATTCCAAGGCTTGCTGACGCAGCCTTGGGCAAAATCGGTCAAATCCCGAAGGGACGTCGAAATGGCTTCGATCTTGGGCCCGCGCGGCCTTGCGGGTAGCGATGCTACCCGCGGCGCCCACCCGAACCCAATATCTTTGCCATTTCGACGCCTCGAACCTGCAAGATAGGGGTTTGGACCCTAGTCAGCTTCTGGCAAGCTTTGGCGCGGCACAAGCGGCTTGTGCGCGGCGTCCGCTTGCGGTTAAGAGGCGCGAGAGCATGCGCGGCCGCTGCGAAAGACAGGCGGGCAGGCGCAACGGAGATTGTCGAATGCGGAATTTCATGCCCAAGCTTCCTGCCTCGCGCGCGCGCCTGCTTGCCGTCGGACTGATGGTCGCGCTGACCGCGAGCGGATGTACGCAGATGAAGGGGCGGCAGGGTTATGTCGTCGATCCGGTGCTGACGCAGGCGATCACGCCCGGCGTCGACAATCGCGAGTCGGTCGAAAAGACGCTCGGACGTCCGACCTTCGTCGGCCAGTTCAGCAACAATGAATATTATTATGTATCGCGCGAAACGCGGCAGCTCGCCTTCGCCAATCCGCGCCCGATCGCACAGCAGGTGCTGCGTGTCCGCTTCGATCCCGCCGGCAATGTCGCGGCGGTCGACAAGACCGGGCTCGAACTGGTGAGCAAGCTCAACCCCGAAGGCGACAAGACCCCGACGCTGGGCCGCCATCGCAGCTTCTTCGAGGATATTTTCGGCAATATCGGCGCTGTCGGTGCGCCGGGCGCCGGGGCGCCGCCGGGACAGTAAAGGCTCCGTCGCCCCCGCGAAGGCGGGGGCCGCAAGCAGGCTGGTACTACGCCGATAGCGGCCCCCGCCTTCGCGGGGGCGACGATCGAATTACTGCGCGATCCCGCCGGCCGCGAGCACGGCGAGCGTGACCAGATCGGATGCGGTCGATGCCATCGTTGCGACCTGCACCGGCTTTTCCATGCCGACGAGCATCGGGCCGATCACCGCGCCGCCGCCGAGTTCGCGCAGCAGCTTCGCCGACAGATTGGCCGACTGCAGCCCCGGCATCACCAGCACGTTGGCCGGGCCCGACAGGCGGCAGAAGGGGTAGTTCTTCATCACCTTCTCGTTCAGCGCGACGTCGGGCGCCATTTCGCCTTCATATTCGAAGCCCGGGTTCCGCTGGTCGAGGATCGACACCGCATCGCGGATATTGTCGAGCCATTCGCCCGGCGGGTTGCCGAAGGTCGAATAGGAGAGAAAGGCGACGCGCGGCTCGTGCCCCATCCGCCGCGCGACCTGCGCGGTGCGTTCGGCGATATCGGCGAGCATGACGGCCGACGGCCGTTCGTTCACCGTCGTGTCGGCCATGAAGATCGTGTGATGCTGGTCGACAAGGACGTGGATGCCGAAGGGCGTCTTGCCCTCGGCATGGTCGATCACCCGCCGCACTTCGCGCATCGTCTGCGAATAGGTGCGCGTCGTGCCGGTGATCATCGCATCGGCGAGGCCGAGCTTGAGCAGCAATGAGCCGAAGATGTTGCGATCGCGGTTGACCATGCGTTCGGCATCGCGGCGAAGATAACCGCGCCGCTGCAACCGTTCGTAGAGCATGTCGACCATCTGCGGCACATGCGGCGAATTGACGCTGTTGTGCACCTCGAACGATTCGGCATCGGCGACGCCCATCGCGCGCAATTTGTCGTGCAGCCCTTCGCGCCCGACGAGCACCGGAATGCCGTAACCGCCGTCGCGGAACTGGATCGCGGCGCGTAGCACGACTTCCTCTTCGCCCTCGGCAAAAACGACGCGCTTCGGGTTCGACCGCGCGGCTTCATAGGCGAGCGTCAGCACCGACGTCGTCGGGTTGAGCCGGGCGCGGAGGCGGGTGCGATATTCGCCCAAATCCGCGATCGGCCGCTGCGCGACGCCCGTCTGCATCGCCGCTTCGGCGACCGCGGCGGGAACGATTTCCATCAAACGCGGGTCGAAGGGCGAGGGGATGATATATTCGGGGCCAAAGCTCGATGCGCGTCCGCCATAGGCCGCGGCGACTTCCTCGGGCACCTGCTGGCGCGCGAGGTCGGCAATGGCGTAGGCCGCCGCGATCTTCATCTCTTCGTTGATCGCGGTCGCATGGACGTCGAGCGCGCCGCGGAAGATGAAGGGGAAGCACAGCACGTTGTTGACCTGGTTCGGATAGTCCGAACGCCCGGTCGCGATGATCGCGTCGGGTCTTGCGGCACGAGCATCGGGCGGCGATATTTCGGGATCGGGGTTCGCCATCGCGAAGATGATCGGCGCCGGCGCCATGTCCTTGACCATTTCGGGCTTGAGCGCCCCCGCGGCCGAGAGGCCGAGGAAGACGTCGGCACCGATCAGCGCTTCGGTCAGGTTGCGCGCTTCGGTCGGCACGGCATGCGCCGACTTCCACTGGTCCATGCCTTCGGTCCGGCCTTGCCAGATCGTGCCCTTGCGGTCGCACATGATGACATTTTCGTGCCGCACGCCCATCGCCTTGATCAGCGCGGTGCAGGCGATCGCGGCCGCGCCCGCGCCGTTCACGACGACCTTGACGGTCGAAAGGTCGCGCCCGGTCAGGTGACAGGCGTTGATCAGGCCCGCGGCAGTGATGATTGCGGTGCCATGCTGGTCGTCATGGAACACCGGGATGTTCATCTTTTCCTTCAGCGCCTGCTCGATGATGAAGCAGTTCGGCGCGGCGATATCTTCGAGGTTGATGCCGCCGAAGCTCGGTTCGAGCAGCGCGACAGCGTCGATGAACGCCTGCGGATCTTCGGTATCGACCTCGAGGTCGATCGAATCGACGTCGGCGAAGCGTTTGAACAAGACCGCCTTGCCTTCCATCACCGGCTTCGAGGCGAGCGCGCCGAGGTTGCCGAGGCCGAGGATCGCGGTGCCGTTCGAGATCACCGCGACCAGATTGCCCTTGATCGTATAGTCATAGGCCTTGGCCGGGTCCGCGGCGATCGCGTTGACCGGAACGGCGACGCCGGGCGAATAGGCAAGGCTGAGGTCGCGCTGCGTCGCCATCGGCTTCGACGCGACGATCTCGATTTTCCCGGGCCGGCCATATTCGTGGTAGAGCAGGGCCTCGCGGTCGGAAAACTGCACCTTGCTGCCACTATCCATCGTCTATCCTCTCCTCTGATCCACACGACGCGCGCCCGATCTCTTTCCTAGACCCGGTTTCGGCATTGCCGAAACCATAATCCATACCGGTCCACTCGCTATGGCTTACCCCCAGGAACATTAATCCCCTAGCGTCACCCGGGCCGATTGTAACCGCGAATGTTGCAGGCGCATGCCTTGCCATGTCGCCCCCAATCACTAAGCAGGGCGAATGCCCGCGACCGCCCCGAAACCTGCCAACAGCAACGCCGCACCCGCCGCCCATCCCGCCGCAACGCCGATGATGGCCCAATATTGGTCGCTGAAGGACAAGGCCGGCGATTGCCTGCTCTTCTATCGCATGGGCGATTTTTTCGAGCTGTTTTTCGACGATGCCAAGGCCGCGGCGGCGACGCTCGACATCGCGCTGACGTCGCGCGGCGAACATGGCGGCGAACCCGTGCCGATGTGCGGCGTGCCCGTCCACGCTGCCGAATCCTATCTGGCGCGGCTGATCCGCGCCGGCCACCGCGTCGCGATCGCCGAACAGGTCGAAAGCCCCGCCGAGGCCAAGGCGCGCGGCGGGTCGAAAGCGCTGGTGGCGCGGGCGATCGTCCGATTCGTCACCGCCGGCACGCTGACCGAGGAGAGCCTGCTCGAGGGACGCAGCGCCAATCGCCTCGCCGCGATGGCCGAGGTCGGCAGCGACGGCGAGGTCGCGATTGCCGCCGCAGATATCTCGACCGGACGTTTCGAGGTCGTTGCGGTACGCCGCGAGGCGGTCGATGCCGAACTCGCACGGCTCGCGCCGTCCGAACTGCTGGTGAGCGAGGCGGCGGAGGCGCCGGTCGCGGGCGCGCGGCAGATCGTGCGGCGGCCGGCGGGTGAATTTGCCAGTACCGCGGGGCAGAAACGGCTCGAAGCCTTGTTCGGCGTCCAGACGCTCGACGGCTTCGGTACCTTTTCGCGCGGTGAAATTGCCGCGATGGGGGCGATTGCCGCCTATCTCGATCATGTCGGGACCGGTTCGGCGGTCTTTCTCCAGCCGCCACTGCGCGTCTCAGCCTCGGATCGCATGGCGATCGACGCCGCGACGCGCGAAAGCCTCGAACTCGTCCGCACCATGGCCGGCGCCCGCGACGGTAGCCTTCTCGGGACGATCGACCGAACCGTGACTGCGGCGGGGGCGCGGCTGCTCGCCGACGACCTCGCGAGTCCGCTCACCGACAAAGGCGCGATCCTCGACCGGCTCGACCTGGTCGACAGCCTTGCGCGCGATGCGCTGTGGCGCGGCGAGCTGCGCGCGACCCTGCGGGCACTCCCCGATGCCGGACGCGCGCTCGGACGTCTTGTGGCGGGACGCGGCGGCCCTCGCGACCTTGCGCAGCTCCGCGACGCGCTCGGCGGGGCGCGGCTGCTCCGCGCACATCTCGCGCGCCGCGCCGATCTGCCGCCGCTCCTCGCGCGGCTGCTGCCGGGGCTCGACGGCCATGGCGCGCTCGTCGACGAACTGACGCGCGCGCTGATCGAAACGCCGCCGGTCGACGCCGCGCAGGGCGGCTATATCGCCGAGGGTTACGATCATGCCCTCGACGCGCTGCGCGAAACGGCCCGCGACGGACGCAAGGCGATCGCGGTGCTCGAGGCGGGCTATCGCGACCGCACCGGCATCGCGTCGCTCAAGATTCGTCACAATGGCGTGCTCGGCTATCATGTCGAAGTACCGGCGAAGCACGCCGACGCGCTGATGGCGCCCGACTCGGGCTTCACCCATCGCCAGACGCTCGCGGGAGTCGTCCGCTTCAATTCGGCGGATCTCCACGAGGCGGCGAGCCGGGTGACGCAGGCGGGCGTCCACGCGCTCGGGGCGGAGGCGGCGCATCTCGAAACGCTGACCGAGCAGGCGACGCAGCGGTGCGAAGCGATCGCGGCATCGTGCGACGTGCTCGCGCGGATCGACGTCGCTGCGGCGCTCGCCGACCATGCGATGAGCCACAACTGGTGCCGCCCCGACCTCGCCGACGAGCCCTGTCTCGACGTGAGCGGCGGCCGCCATCCGGTGGTCGAGGCGGCGCTCGCGAAATCGGGCGAGCGCTTCGTTCCCAACGACGTCTCGCTGTCGGAAGCCGACCGGCTCTGGCTCGTCACCGGCCCGAACATGGGCGGTAAATCGACCTTCCTCCGCCAGAACGCGCTGATCGTCGTGCTTGCGCAGGCGGGTGGTTTCGTGCCCGCTGCGACCGCGAAGCTCGGCTTGGTCGACCGGCTGTTCAGCCGCGTCGGGGCGAGCGACAATCTGGCCCGCGGGCGCTCGACCTTCATGGTCGAAATGGTCGAGACCGCCGCGATCCTTGCGCAGGCGACCCCGCAAAGCTTCGTCATCCTCGACGAGGTCGGGCGCGGCACCTCGACCTATGACGGGCTCGCGCTCGCCTGGTCGGTGGTCGAAGCGGTGCACGAGGTCAACAAGTGCCGCTGCCTGTTCGCGACCCATTATCACGAGCTGACGCGGCTCGCCGAAACGCTGACCGCGCTGTCGCTCCATCACGTCCGCGCGCGCGAATGGCAGGGCGATCTGGTGCTGCTCCACGAGGTGGCAGAGGGTCCCGCCGATCGCAGCTATGGCCTTGCCGTCGCGCGGCTCGCCGGAGTACCGGCGGGGGTGGTCAAGCGCGCCGAGGCGGTGCTTGCGAAGCTCGAGGCGGGACGCCAGGCGACCGGCGGGCTCGCCGCCGGGCTCGACGACCTGCCGCTGTTCGCCGCGACGCTCGCCGCCGCGCCGGTGGCGACCAGGGATGCGCTGCGCGAGGCGCTCGGCGCGATCGATCCCGACGCGCTCGCGCCGCGCGAGGCGCTCGACGCGCTTTATACGCTCAAGCGGCTGTTGGCGGACGAGGCATGAGCGACCTGTTCGACAATCTCGACCAGCGCCGCGCGATCATCGACCGGCGCGAGCTGGCCGGGCGGCTCGATGCGATCGCCGCCGAGAACAGCGATCCCGGCGTACGCCGCCGCGCGATGGTCGCGCTGCTCAGGGACGCGCTCGACAAGGGGCGGAGCGAAATCGAACACCGGCTGCTCGCCCATCCCTCGTCGGGGCGGCTTGCGGCGAGCGCCACCGCCTTCCTGATCGACCAGATCGTCCGCCTCAGCCACGATTTCACCGTCGGCCACCTTTATCCCGCCGGCAACCGTTCGGCGGGCGAGCGGATCACGTTGATTGCGGTCGGCGGCTATGGGCGCGGCGAAATGGCGCCGCACAGCGACATCGACATCGGCTTCCTGACCCCGTTCAAGCAGACGAGCTGGACCGAGCAGGTGATCGAGGCGCAGCTTTACACGCTCTGGGATCTCGGGCTGAAGGTCGGCCATTCGAGCCGCTCGATCGACGAGATGGTGCGCGCCGCGAAGGACGATCTGACGATCCGCACCGCGCTGCTCGAAGGGCGCTTCATCTGGGGCGACCGCGACCTCTACGATCAGGCGTCGGCGCGCTTCGATGCCGAGGTCGTCGCCGGCAATGCACGCGCCTTCGTTGCCGACAAGCTTGCCGAGCGCGACGAGCGGCACAAGCGCATGGGCGATTCGCGTTACGTCGTCGAACCCAATGTGAAGGAAGGGAAGGGCGGGCTCCGCGACCTCCACACCCTGTTCTGGATCGGCAAGTTCATCCACCGCGTGCGCACCGTTCCCGAACTGGTCGATGCGGGCCTGCTTTCGGCGCGCGAACTTCGCCAGTTCGCGCGCGCCGAGAATTTCCTGCTCGCGGTGCGTTGCCACCTCCACGTCCTCGCCGGGCGCGCCGAGGACCGGCTGACCTTCGACTTCCAGCCCGAGATCGCGCGCCGGATGCAGTTCGCCGACCGCCCCGGCAAGAGCGCGGTCGAGCGCTTCATGCAGCTCTATTTCCTCCACGCCAAAAGCGTCGGCGACGTCACCGGGACTTTCCTCGCGCATCTCGACGACCAGCTTGCGGCGCGCGGACGGCGTTTCCTGCCGACGATCCGGCGGCGGCCGGGCAAGCTCAACGGCTTCGTCCTCGACCGCGGCCGGCTTGCCTTGCCATCGGACGATTTCTTCCAGCAGGACCCGGTGCGGCTCGTCGAGATCTTCGCGCTCGCCGACAAGCACGGGCTCGAAATCCATCCGCAGGCGATGCGGCAAGCGCGCCACGATGCCAAGCTGATCGAAACGCAAGGGGTGCGCCGCAATGCGCGCGCCAACGAACTGTTCCTCGACGTGCTGACCAGCCCGCGCGATCCCGAAACGGTGCTGCGCTGGATGAACGAAGCCGGGGTGTTCGGCCGCTTCGTGCCCGATTTCGGCCGCGTCGTCGCGCAGATGCAGTTCGACATGTATCATCATTATACGGTCGACGAGCATACGATCCGCGCGATCGGCCTGTTGTCCGATATCGAGCAGGCCCGGCTGAAAGACGATCACCCGCTGTCGACCGCGATCATGGGACAGCTGCAGTCGCGGCGCGTCATCTATTGCGCGGTGCTGCTCCACGATATCGCCAAGGGGCGCGGCGGCGACCATAGCGTGCTTGGCGCCGAACTTGCTTTGCGGGTGTGCCCACGGCTGGGGCTGACCCCTGCCGAGACCGAAACCGTTTCGTGGCTCGTCCGCTATCATCTTCTGATGTCGGCGACCGCGTTCAAGCGCGACCTTGCCGATTTCAAGACGATCCTCGATTTCGCGGGGCAGGTGCAGTCGCCCGAGCGGCTCCGCCTGCTGCTCGTGCTCACGGTGGTCGATATCCGTGCCGTCGGCCCCGGCGTCTGGAACAGCTGGAAACGCCAGTTGCTCACCGAGCTGTTTGACGCCGCCGAGGAAGTGCTGCGCCTTGGGCACAAGCAGAAGGGCCGCGAATCACGGATCGCGGGCAAGAAGGAAGCCGTCGCCGCGCTGCTCCGCCTCGACGAGAAAGCTTTCGCCAAACTCGCGCGGCGCCTGCCCGAAAGCTACTGGATCGCCGAATCGGTCGAGGTCATCGCCGCCAACCTGATCCATATCCAGCAGGCCGGGAACGCCCCGCTGCATATCGCCGCGGTGCCCGACGACGATCGCGGCGCGACGCTGGTGATGGTGCTTGCCGCCGACCATCCGGGGCTTTTCTATCGCATCGCCGGGGGCATCCACCTTGCGGGCGGCAATATCATCGACGCCCGCATCCACACGACACGCGACGGACTGGCGCTCGACAATTTTCTTGTCCAGGATCCGCTGGGACGGCCTTTTGCCGAGGCCGAGCAGATCGTCCGGCTGACCCGGGCGATCGAGGATGCGCTCGCCAACCGCCACCGGCTGCTGCCCAAGCTCGAAGCGCGGGCGTTGCCGCGGACGCGTGCCGAGGCGTTCCGTGTCGTTCCCAATGTCTTTATCGACAATAAGGCTTCGAACCGTTTTACGGTGATCGAGGTCAATGCGCAGGACCGCCCGGCGCTGCTCAACCAGCTTGCCTATGCGCTGTTCCAGTCGAAGGTCACGGTGCATTCGGCGCATGTCGCGACCTATGGCGAGCGTGCGGTCGACACCTTCTATGTCACCGACCTGATCGGCGACAAGATCGACGGCGCGGCGCGGGTCAAATCGCTCGAAAAGCGCCTGCTCGAAGCCGCGACAAGCCAGAGCGAAGACGCGGTCGCCGCCTAAAGCGATAGTTTTTCTGGTCATTCAGGCCAGTTTTTCTGCGCGTTGACCTTCCTCAGCGAGAGATTTAGCCACGCTGGCAATAGAAAATCGAGGAGGGTCATATGCCGGATTTCTCACGCCGCCAGCTTGTCGGCAGCGCCTTGGCCGCGACGGTCGCAGCGCCCTTCATCAGCCGCCCGGTCCGCGCCGAGAGCGCGGCCTATCCGCCGCGCACCTATCCCAAGCGCGTCGTCGATCTGGTGAACGAGGCGCTGGTGATCGACATGTTGCACCCGATCCTGATCGACGAGGGTCCGGCGCCGATGACCGACAAGCTCGCCGAGGAATATCGGACGAGCGGCGTCAACGCGATCCTGCAGGGGGTCGGCATCCGCGACCCCGAAGCGCGCGATCAGGTGCTGTCCTATTATGCGCTGTGGGGCCATTATGTGCAGGTCAACAGCCATGTCTTCACCGGCGTCGACAAGATGGCCGACATCCTCCGCGCCAAGCGTGACGGCAAGGTCGCGGTGATCATGGGCATGCAGAACGCCGACCATTTCCAGAAGGTCGAGGATGTCGAATTCTTCTACAAGCTCGGCCAGCGCGTCTCGCAGCTTACCTATAACTGGCAGAACCGCCTCGGCTCGGGCTCGACCGAGCGCGTCGACGGCGGCATCACCGACTATGGCGTGGCGATCATCGAGGCGATGAACAAGGTCGGTATGCTGATCGACGTGTCGCACAGCGGCGACAAGACGACGCTCGACGCGATCGAGCTGTCGCCGAAACCGATCGCGATCACCCACAGCAATTGCCGGGCGCTCAACAACCATCCGCGGCTCAAGACCGACGAGGCGATCAAGGCGCTCGCCGCCAAGGGCGGTGTGTTCGGCATCGCGGGGGTGCGCAACTTCGTGACCGCGCAGGAACCGACGACCCTGCCCAATATCGTCGATCATATCGACCATGCGGTGAAGCTGGTCGGGATCGAGCATGTCGGGATCGGCAGCGACCTCGACAATCACGGCTATGACGACATGCCGCCCGAGTTGCAGAAGGCGATGAAGGGCATGCTGAAGTCGAGCTACGCCTGGCGCGACAAGATCGACACCGACGGTTTCGACCATCCGCGCCGCATCTATGACCTGACCGAGGAACTGATGCGTCGCCGCTATTCGAACGACAATATCAAGGCGATCCTCGGCGGCAATTTCCAGCGCCTGCTGACCGCGACCTGGGGCGGGTAGAGGCAAACAGCGCTATATTATCGTCATCCCGGCCTGCGCCGGGATGACGAATATAGAATGACGTGAGGGGCATATTACCCTCGCAGCACCGCCCCCAGTTTTGCCGCCGCCGCGACCACCTTGTCGGCAATCGCCTTCAGCTCCGCGTCGGCAAAGCTTTTTTCCACCGGCTGCAATTCGACCTCGACTGCGAGGCTGACCTGGCCTTCGGGCACGCCCTGACCGGCAAAGCGGTCGAACAGCCGCGCCTCGACGATGCTCGCCTTGTCGGCGGCGCGGATCGCGCGCACCAGATCGGCGGCGGCCAGCGTCGCGGGGGCGAGGAAGGCGAAGTCGCGGCGCACCGATTGCAGGGCGGGCGGTGTAAAGGCCGGCCGCGCCGGCCCGCTCGCGCGCTTCGCCGGGATCGCATCGAGGAAGATCTGCACCGCCATCACCGGCCCGTCGACGTCGAAACCGCGGGTCAGCGCCGGGTGGAGCGCGCCGAATTCGGCGAGCACCGCCTTGGGGCCGAGCCGCAGCGTCGCCGACTGGCCCGGATGCCAGATTTGCCCGGCGGCGACGGGCTCCATCACCTGCAGCCGGTCGGCGGGGGCCCCGGCGGCCTCGAGCAGCGCCAGCGCCGCCGCCTTGGCGTCGAAGGCGTCGAAGGGTGCGGCCTTGCCCGTCTGCCAGCCGCGCGCGCTTCGGTCGCCCGCCATCAGGACGGCGAGCGTCGGACGTTCGGCGTCGGCAAGATAGCGGCGACCGATCTCGAACAGCCGGATGCTGTCGGCGCCGCGATGCTGGTTGCGCTGTGCCGCGGCGAGCAGGCCGGGGAGCAGCGACGGGCGCATGACCTTCAGATCCTCGCTGATCGGGTTGGCGAGCGTCCAGGTGCCGCCGCCGAAGGGCGCGGCGTCGCGTTCGCTGACGAACGACCAGGTGACCGCTTCGTGGAAGCCTGACGAGGCCGCGGCGCGGCGCAGGCGGCGTTCGAGCAGCTGGTCGGCGGTCGCGGTCGGTTTGGCGACCCCGTCGCTGCGCGGCAGCGGCGTCGAGGGGATCGCGTCGAAGCCGTGGATGCGCGTGACTTCCTCGACCACGTCGGGGGCGCCGTCCATATCGCGGCGCCAGCTCGGCACCGCGACCTGCCAATGCGTGCCCTGTTCGATGATGCCGAAGCCAAGCGCGGTGAGAATGTCCCGCTGGCGCTCGGCATCGATGGCGATGCCGCCCAGCGTTTCAGCGCGGGCCGGATCATAATCGATATGGTGCGTCCCGACCGGCGGCGTGCCGGCGCGGGTGATCGCCGAAGGCGTGCCGCCGCAGATCGCGAGGACATGGCCGGTGACGATCGCCGTCGCATCGTCGAGGAAGGCGGGATCGACGCCGCGTTCGAAGCGGCTGCGCGCGTCGCTGGTCAGGCCGAGCGCCTGCCCGGTGAGCGCGATGCGCTCGGGGGTAAAATAAGCGATTTCGATCAGGACGTCGGTCGTCGTCTCGCTGCACCCGCTATGTTCGCCGCCCATGATGCCCGCGATGTCGTGGACGCCGCTGCCGTCGGCGATCACCGTCATCGTGCCGGTGAGCGTGTACTCCTTGCCGTTGAGCGCGGTGACCATCTCGCCATCCTTGGCGCGCCGTGCGACGAGCGCGCC encodes:
- a CDS encoding outer membrane protein assembly factor BamE — translated: MPKLPASRARLLAVGLMVALTASGCTQMKGRQGYVVDPVLTQAITPGVDNRESVEKTLGRPTFVGQFSNNEYYYVSRETRQLAFANPRPIAQQVLRVRFDPAGNVAAVDKTGLELVSKLNPEGDKTPTLGRHRSFFEDIFGNIGAVGAPGAGAPPGQ
- a CDS encoding NADP-dependent malic enzyme, which encodes MDSGSKVQFSDREALLYHEYGRPGKIEIVASKPMATQRDLSLAYSPGVAVPVNAIAADPAKAYDYTIKGNLVAVISNGTAILGLGNLGALASKPVMEGKAVLFKRFADVDSIDLEVDTEDPQAFIDAVALLEPSFGGINLEDIAAPNCFIIEQALKEKMNIPVFHDDQHGTAIITAAGLINACHLTGRDLSTVKVVVNGAGAAAIACTALIKAMGVRHENVIMCDRKGTIWQGRTEGMDQWKSAHAVPTEARNLTEALIGADVFLGLSAAGALKPEMVKDMAPAPIIFAMANPDPEISPPDARAARPDAIIATGRSDYPNQVNNVLCFPFIFRGALDVHATAINEEMKIAAAYAIADLARQQVPEEVAAAYGGRASSFGPEYIIPSPFDPRLMEIVPAAVAEAAMQTGVAQRPIADLGEYRTRLRARLNPTTSVLTLAYEAARSNPKRVVFAEGEEEVVLRAAIQFRDGGYGIPVLVGREGLHDKLRAMGVADAESFEVHNSVNSPHVPQMVDMLYERLQRRGYLRRDAERMVNRDRNIFGSLLLKLGLADAMITGTTRTYSQTMREVRRVIDHAEGKTPFGIHVLVDQHHTIFMADTTVNERPSAVMLADIAERTAQVARRMGHEPRVAFLSYSTFGNPPGEWLDNIRDAVSILDQRNPGFEYEGEMAPDVALNEKVMKNYPFCRLSGPANVLVMPGLQSANLSAKLLRELGGGAVIGPMLVGMEKPVQVATMASTASDLVTLAVLAAGGIAQ
- the mutS gene encoding DNA mismatch repair protein MutS, producing the protein MMAQYWSLKDKAGDCLLFYRMGDFFELFFDDAKAAAATLDIALTSRGEHGGEPVPMCGVPVHAAESYLARLIRAGHRVAIAEQVESPAEAKARGGSKALVARAIVRFVTAGTLTEESLLEGRSANRLAAMAEVGSDGEVAIAAADISTGRFEVVAVRREAVDAELARLAPSELLVSEAAEAPVAGARQIVRRPAGEFASTAGQKRLEALFGVQTLDGFGTFSRGEIAAMGAIAAYLDHVGTGSAVFLQPPLRVSASDRMAIDAATRESLELVRTMAGARDGSLLGTIDRTVTAAGARLLADDLASPLTDKGAILDRLDLVDSLARDALWRGELRATLRALPDAGRALGRLVAGRGGPRDLAQLRDALGGARLLRAHLARRADLPPLLARLLPGLDGHGALVDELTRALIETPPVDAAQGGYIAEGYDHALDALRETARDGRKAIAVLEAGYRDRTGIASLKIRHNGVLGYHVEVPAKHADALMAPDSGFTHRQTLAGVVRFNSADLHEAASRVTQAGVHALGAEAAHLETLTEQATQRCEAIAASCDVLARIDVAAALADHAMSHNWCRPDLADEPCLDVSGGRHPVVEAALAKSGERFVPNDVSLSEADRLWLVTGPNMGGKSTFLRQNALIVVLAQAGGFVPAATAKLGLVDRLFSRVGASDNLARGRSTFMVEMVETAAILAQATPQSFVILDEVGRGTSTYDGLALAWSVVEAVHEVNKCRCLFATHYHELTRLAETLTALSLHHVRAREWQGDLVLLHEVAEGPADRSYGLAVARLAGVPAGVVKRAEAVLAKLEAGRQATGGLAAGLDDLPLFAATLAAAPVATRDALREALGAIDPDALAPREALDALYTLKRLLADEA
- a CDS encoding [protein-PII] uridylyltransferase, giving the protein MSDLFDNLDQRRAIIDRRELAGRLDAIAAENSDPGVRRRAMVALLRDALDKGRSEIEHRLLAHPSSGRLAASATAFLIDQIVRLSHDFTVGHLYPAGNRSAGERITLIAVGGYGRGEMAPHSDIDIGFLTPFKQTSWTEQVIEAQLYTLWDLGLKVGHSSRSIDEMVRAAKDDLTIRTALLEGRFIWGDRDLYDQASARFDAEVVAGNARAFVADKLAERDERHKRMGDSRYVVEPNVKEGKGGLRDLHTLFWIGKFIHRVRTVPELVDAGLLSARELRQFARAENFLLAVRCHLHVLAGRAEDRLTFDFQPEIARRMQFADRPGKSAVERFMQLYFLHAKSVGDVTGTFLAHLDDQLAARGRRFLPTIRRRPGKLNGFVLDRGRLALPSDDFFQQDPVRLVEIFALADKHGLEIHPQAMRQARHDAKLIETQGVRRNARANELFLDVLTSPRDPETVLRWMNEAGVFGRFVPDFGRVVAQMQFDMYHHYTVDEHTIRAIGLLSDIEQARLKDDHPLSTAIMGQLQSRRVIYCAVLLHDIAKGRGGDHSVLGAELALRVCPRLGLTPAETETVSWLVRYHLLMSATAFKRDLADFKTILDFAGQVQSPERLRLLLVLTVVDIRAVGPGVWNSWKRQLLTELFDAAEEVLRLGHKQKGRESRIAGKKEAVAALLRLDEKAFAKLARRLPESYWIAESVEVIAANLIHIQQAGNAPLHIAAVPDDDRGATLVMVLAADHPGLFYRIAGGIHLAGGNIIDARIHTTRDGLALDNFLVQDPLGRPFAEAEQIVRLTRAIEDALANRHRLLPKLEARALPRTRAEAFRVVPNVFIDNKASNRFTVIEVNAQDRPALLNQLAYALFQSKVTVHSAHVATYGERAVDTFYVTDLIGDKIDGAARVKSLEKRLLEAATSQSEDAVAA
- a CDS encoding dipeptidase, with protein sequence MPDFSRRQLVGSALAATVAAPFISRPVRAESAAYPPRTYPKRVVDLVNEALVIDMLHPILIDEGPAPMTDKLAEEYRTSGVNAILQGVGIRDPEARDQVLSYYALWGHYVQVNSHVFTGVDKMADILRAKRDGKVAVIMGMQNADHFQKVEDVEFFYKLGQRVSQLTYNWQNRLGSGSTERVDGGITDYGVAIIEAMNKVGMLIDVSHSGDKTTLDAIELSPKPIAITHSNCRALNNHPRLKTDEAIKALAAKGGVFGIAGVRNFVTAQEPTTLPNIVDHIDHAVKLVGIEHVGIGSDLDNHGYDDMPPELQKAMKGMLKSSYAWRDKIDTDGFDHPRRIYDLTEELMRRRYSNDNIKAILGGNFQRLLTATWGG
- the pheT gene encoding phenylalanine--tRNA ligase subunit beta, whose translation is MKITLDWLREHLDGDFAVEDVIATLNRIGHEVEGVENPAEKLAGFRVARVLTAEKHPQADKLQVLTVDSGPEVNGGIPLTVVCGAPNARAGLVGVLGLPGAVVPANGMELKVAAVRGVESNGMMCSTRELELGDDHDGIIELPADAPVGTAFADYSGAGDPVIDISITPNRQDCMGVRGIARDLAAAGLGTLKPLDVPTIAGEGAPATEIRTDDPEGCPAFYGRTIGGVTNGTAPEWMRRRLEAVGQRSISALVDISNYVMFDLGRPSHIYDRAKLDGALVARRAKDGEMVTALNGKEYTLTGTMTVIADGSGVHDIAGIMGGEHSGCSETTTDVLIEIAYFTPERIALTGQALGLTSDARSRFERGVDPAFLDDATAIVTGHVLAICGGTPSAITRAGTPPVGTHHIDYDPARAETLGGIAIDAERQRDILTALGFGIIEQGTHWQVAVPSWRRDMDGAPDVVEEVTRIHGFDAIPSTPLPRSDGVAKPTATADQLLERRLRRAAASSGFHEAVTWSFVSERDAAPFGGGTWTLANPISEDLKVMRPSLLPGLLAAAQRNQHRGADSIRLFEIGRRYLADAERPTLAVLMAGDRSARGWQTGKAAPFDAFDAKAAALALLEAAGAPADRLQVMEPVAAGQIWHPGQSATLRLGPKAVLAEFGALHPALTRGFDVDGPVMAVQIFLDAIPAKRASGPARPAFTPPALQSVRRDFAFLAPATLAAADLVRAIRAADKASIVEARLFDRFAGQGVPEGQVSLAVEVELQPVEKSFADAELKAIADKVVAAAAKLGAVLRG